A region of Candidatus Flexicrinis proximus DNA encodes the following proteins:
- a CDS encoding type II toxin-antitoxin system HicA family toxin: MVKRRKLLVKATTSRNLRFDELTALVDGFGFILKRISGSHHIYKHPDVPEILSLQPDKNGQAKPYQVRTLLRMVEEYALTLKEEE; this comes from the coding sequence ATGGTCAAACGGCGAAAATTGCTCGTCAAGGCTACGACGTCACGTAACCTGCGCTTTGATGAACTCACTGCACTTGTTGATGGGTTCGGGTTTATACTGAAGCGAATTTCCGGCAGCCATCATATCTACAAACATCCTGATGTGCCGGAAATACTGTCTCTGCAACCGGACAAGAATGGACAAGCGAAACCCTACCAGGTACGAACGCTGCTTCGGATGGTTGAAGAATACGCACTGACGCTGAAGGAGGAAGAATGA
- a CDS encoding dihydrofolate reductase family protein: MGKVIGGMTLSLDGFVSDPHGDASRLYPDLAALVQSEVLQEEMRTTGAVILGRNSYDMADDPDWYADNYEYQVPLFVLTHRVPEEKPRESGTLTFTFVTGGIEQAVAQAKAAAGERNVILIGASISQQCINAGLCDELHIGIMPVLLGAGLRYFENIDPNRFTFEKFRLFEAGPRTDLWYRVIDSR, from the coding sequence ATGGGCAAAGTGATTGGCGGGATGACGCTCTCGCTGGATGGGTTCGTCAGCGATCCGCACGGTGATGCCAGCCGCCTGTACCCCGACCTTGCCGCGCTGGTACAGTCCGAGGTGCTGCAGGAGGAAATGCGCACGACCGGCGCCGTTATCCTCGGCCGGAACTCGTACGATATGGCCGATGACCCCGACTGGTACGCTGACAACTACGAATATCAGGTGCCGCTGTTCGTCCTCACGCATCGCGTGCCGGAGGAGAAACCGCGAGAGAGCGGCACGCTGACCTTCACGTTCGTGACCGGGGGCATCGAGCAGGCGGTGGCGCAGGCCAAAGCGGCCGCTGGCGAGCGGAACGTCATCCTGATCGGCGCCAGCATCAGCCAGCAGTGTATCAACGCCGGGCTGTGCGACGAACTGCATATCGGCATCATGCCGGTCCTGCTCGGCGCAGGGCTGCGCTACTTCGAGAACATTGACCCCAACCGCTTCACGTTCGAAAAGTTCCGGCTGTTCGAGGCCGGCCCGCGGACCGATCTGTGGTACCGCGTGATCGATTCGCGTTAA
- a CDS encoding DinB family protein, whose protein sequence is MDDLLKASLWRQFGAAIDYLEDNIDDCPDALWHACLWTHPGEKPELSQVWYRVYHTLFWLDIYLTGSEEGFLPPAPFTLIEQDDDGPLPERPYTKDELRGYLDYGRRKCRATIESLTDKSAWRRCVFPWGEVSFLEMLLLNMRHVQEHSGQLNLMLGQNGVRTSDYVLQASDELG, encoded by the coding sequence ATGGACGACCTGCTGAAAGCGAGCCTGTGGCGGCAGTTCGGCGCCGCGATCGACTATCTTGAGGACAATATCGACGACTGCCCGGACGCGCTCTGGCACGCCTGCCTGTGGACACATCCCGGCGAGAAGCCGGAACTCTCGCAGGTCTGGTATCGTGTCTATCACACGCTGTTCTGGCTCGATATCTACCTGACCGGCTCCGAGGAGGGCTTCCTGCCCCCGGCGCCGTTTACGCTGATCGAGCAGGACGACGATGGCCCGCTGCCCGAACGCCCGTATACCAAGGACGAACTGCGCGGCTATCTCGACTACGGCCGCAGGAAATGCCGCGCGACGATCGAGTCGCTGACGGACAAAAGCGCGTGGCGGCGCTGCGTGTTTCCGTGGGGCGAGGTGAGCTTCCTCGAAATGCTGCTGCTGAACATGCGCCACGTTCAGGAACATTCCGGGCAGTTGAACCTGATGCTGGGGCAGAACGGCGTCCGGACCTCGGACTATGTCCTGCAGGCCAGCGACGAGCTTGGCTGA
- a CDS encoding prevent-host-death protein has product MQQIPIAEATDQLQELAEAAINGETVVIVIDGTHAVQLTPTRTRRAPRKAGSARGQIVYGEDFDAPLSEFDDYLA; this is encoded by the coding sequence ATGCAACAGATTCCAATTGCAGAAGCGACTGATCAACTCCAGGAACTAGCGGAAGCCGCCATCAATGGCGAAACGGTTGTAATCGTAATCGACGGAACGCACGCCGTACAATTGACGCCGACGCGCACGCGACGCGCCCCGCGCAAGGCTGGCAGCGCGCGAGGCCAGATCGTCTACGGCGAAGATTTTGATGCGCCGTTGTCCGAGTTTGACGACTATCTGGCATGA
- a CDS encoding helix-turn-helix transcriptional regulator, translating into MNKFSIGNNLRKLRFNENEMTQQQLADKIGVTRQTIVAIEKGNYSPSLELAFKIALAFNVPLEEVFFIETP; encoded by the coding sequence ATGAACAAGTTCAGCATCGGCAACAACCTGCGCAAGCTGCGCTTCAACGAGAACGAGATGACCCAGCAGCAGTTGGCGGATAAGATCGGGGTCACGCGGCAGACCATCGTCGCCATCGAGAAGGGGAATTACTCACCCTCGCTGGAACTGGCCTTTAAGATCGCGCTCGCCTTCAACGTCCCGCTGGAAGAGGTCTTCTTCATCGAAACCCCGTAG
- a CDS encoding type II toxin-antitoxin system PemK/MazF family toxin yields MTHAPGDIYWFTPDSAAGEGPRIPHPHVIAGIDGDRATLCALTSNLGRVSMPGNILLDAGEANLTRQSVVEVSKRTTVETVRLGAYSGTLRAERVAQIAAGIRFIETSFLH; encoded by the coding sequence ATGACGCACGCTCCCGGCGATATCTACTGGTTCACCCCTGACTCCGCCGCTGGCGAAGGCCCGCGTATCCCGCACCCGCACGTGATCGCCGGCATCGACGGTGACAGGGCGACTCTATGCGCGCTGACCTCGAACCTCGGGCGCGTGAGTATGCCGGGCAATATCCTGCTCGACGCCGGCGAGGCCAACCTGACACGCCAGAGCGTGGTCGAGGTCTCGAAGCGGACGACGGTCGAGACCGTCCGGCTCGGCGCGTATAGCGGCACGTTGCGCGCCGAGCGCGTCGCGCAGATCGCCGCGGGCATCCGATTCATCGAAACCTCCTTCCTGCACTAG
- a CDS encoding type II toxin-antitoxin system HicB family antitoxin, with protein MSDYHINIFYSDEDNAYIADIPDLKYCSAHGETPEEALREVLIAKEGVLAVMREEGLPIPAPRYRPAIYQLAG; from the coding sequence ATGAGCGATTATCACATCAATATCTTCTACAGCGACGAAGACAACGCCTATATTGCGGATATCCCCGATCTCAAATATTGTTCGGCACATGGCGAGACACCCGAAGAGGCACTGCGCGAAGTTTTGATCGCGAAAGAAGGCGTGCTGGCCGTCATGCGCGAAGAAGGTCTCCCAATCCCCGCGCCGCGCTACCGCCCGGCCATCTATCAACTCGCAGGATAG